Proteins from a genomic interval of Actinoalloteichus hymeniacidonis:
- a CDS encoding trypsin-like serine peptidase, with the protein MRRSIRTISTTIFTIFAVLLPSGAAVAHIAATTARFPASGVELRPVGRTVDGFPLYHAALPASPARRGSTRPAFEGSGELADAGDGVSFAPPVQTGSGRGGAPSIFQPDQRSRVLDTTAFPSRAVVQVTAAEIGGCSGFLVSADTVVTAGHCVHAGGTGDLADFFTDFRILPGRNAGTVPFGSCGVTQSWTDLSWVDEADTDQDWGVLKLGCSIGNTVGWFGMSWQENSFDGTHVTIRGYPADKPAGTMWFHGGPIRQSPAKKLRYTVDTVGGQSGSAVYDDVDRAIAIHTNGRTVTVDFNKGTRLTEDLFTFIDEIRVVPGPRASGPILAR; encoded by the coding sequence ATGAGGAGATCGATTCGAACTATTTCGACGACGATATTCACTATATTCGCCGTACTGCTTCCCTCGGGTGCGGCCGTCGCGCACATCGCGGCCACGACGGCACGCTTTCCGGCCTCGGGTGTCGAGCTACGTCCGGTCGGGCGAACCGTGGACGGATTCCCGCTGTACCACGCCGCGTTGCCCGCCTCGCCTGCCCGACGAGGCAGCACCCGCCCCGCTTTCGAGGGTTCCGGCGAATTGGCGGACGCGGGTGACGGTGTCTCGTTCGCGCCGCCTGTGCAGACGGGTTCGGGGCGAGGCGGCGCACCGTCGATCTTCCAGCCCGATCAACGATCGCGCGTCCTCGATACCACGGCGTTCCCGAGTCGCGCCGTCGTCCAGGTCACCGCAGCCGAGATCGGTGGTTGCAGTGGATTCCTGGTCTCGGCCGACACGGTGGTGACCGCCGGGCATTGCGTGCATGCAGGCGGAACCGGCGACCTCGCCGACTTCTTCACCGACTTCCGGATCCTGCCCGGCCGCAACGCGGGCACGGTGCCCTTCGGCAGCTGTGGCGTCACCCAGTCATGGACGGACCTGTCCTGGGTCGACGAGGCGGACACCGACCAGGACTGGGGTGTGCTCAAACTGGGTTGTTCTATCGGAAACACCGTGGGCTGGTTCGGGATGAGCTGGCAGGAGAATTCCTTCGATGGCACTCATGTCACGATTCGCGGCTATCCTGCCGACAAACCGGCTGGCACCATGTGGTTTCACGGCGGCCCCATTCGCCAGTCGCCTGCGAAGAAACTCCGCTACACGGTGGATACCGTTGGCGGGCAAAGCGGTTCGGCGGTTTACGACGATGTGGACCGGGCTATCGCGATTCACACCAATGGCCGCACCGTCACCGTCGACTTCAACAAGGGCACTCGATTAACCGAGGATTTATTCACCTTCATCGACGAGATCCGAGTCGTTCCCGGCCCGCGAGCATCGGGGCCGATCCTGGCCCGTTGA